Proteins encoded within one genomic window of Cytophagales bacterium:
- a CDS encoding alpha-ketoglutarate-dependent dioxygenase AlkB, whose product MELFDRPVNQEKNHLPQDGEVFYYGKVFLAEAADGYYESLLNEIAWQHDQAVIFGKTIQTKRKVAWYVEQPFSYRYSGTTKTALPWSATLRKIKSRIEEVSGETYNSCLLNLYHSGEEGMAWHSDGEVELKKNGAIGSVSLGAERKFAFKHKQTKERIDLWLEHGSLMVMKGTTQSHWLHRLPPTKKVLTPRVNLTFRQMLPVD is encoded by the coding sequence ATGGAGTTGTTTGATCGTCCGGTAAATCAAGAAAAGAACCATTTACCACAAGACGGGGAGGTCTTTTACTATGGGAAAGTGTTTCTGGCGGAGGCTGCGGATGGTTATTATGAATCACTACTCAATGAAATAGCCTGGCAGCATGATCAGGCGGTGATCTTTGGGAAGACGATCCAGACCAAACGAAAAGTAGCCTGGTATGTAGAGCAGCCTTTTAGCTATCGGTATTCCGGTACGACCAAAACAGCCCTTCCATGGTCAGCAACTTTGAGAAAGATTAAAAGCCGAATTGAAGAAGTTTCCGGAGAAACCTACAACTCATGTTTACTCAATTTGTATCACTCAGGTGAGGAAGGCATGGCCTGGCACAGTGATGGGGAAGTGGAGTTGAAGAAAAATGGTGCCATCGGGTCGGTAAGCCTGGGGGCCGAGCGGAAATTTGCATTCAAACACAAACAGACCAAAGAGCGGATCGATCTGTGGCTGGAACATGGCAGCTTGATGGTCATGAAAGGAACTACACAGAGTCATTGGCTACATCGCCTGCCACCCACGAAAAAGGTATTAACACCAAGAGTCAATCTGACCTTCAGGCAAATGTTGCCGGTGGATTGA
- a CDS encoding DUF4174 domain-containing protein has protein sequence MVAQFFLLISLIFINQQSPFTDYRWEQRIIVIDVQMEHATQQLTALLEQEEALKERDLLVFLKKGNELICKNANKPTEVDIRDRYSGVVLIGKDGGIKLKRDRVVATQIIFDLIDSMPMRQSEMRRKSNP, from the coding sequence ATGGTGGCACAATTTTTCCTACTCATATCTCTGATCTTCATCAATCAACAATCGCCTTTCACTGACTATCGATGGGAACAACGCATCATAGTGATTGACGTGCAAATGGAACATGCTACCCAACAGCTTACGGCGTTACTTGAACAAGAAGAAGCTCTAAAGGAAAGGGATTTACTGGTTTTCTTGAAAAAAGGAAATGAATTGATCTGTAAGAATGCGAATAAGCCAACCGAAGTAGATATACGAGATCGCTATTCCGGAGTGGTTTTGATCGGTAAAGATGGTGGAATAAAGCTGAAAAGAGATCGAGTGGTAGCAACTCAGATCATTTTTGATTTGATCGATTCTATGCCGATGAGGCAATCAGAAATGCGAAGGAAATCAAATCCTTAA
- a CDS encoding aspartate/glutamate racemase family protein: MKKIGMIGGMSWESSKVYYEIVNGAVKKRLGGLHSAVCVMDSVDFADIEVLQHRDDWDALNDAMAQSAVNLEQAKAELIILCTNTMHLCSDAIQQAVNIPFLHIATATGQKIKQQGLKKVLLLGTRFTMEKDFYRSTLERDFGVNVVIPDDEGRDLVHRTIYEELVLGDIQARSKAAFVDIINHAVKVDQVEGAILGCTEIPLLIQQEDVNIPVFDTTRIHAESAVDFALRFTD; the protein is encoded by the coding sequence ATGAAAAAAATCGGAATGATTGGCGGAATGAGCTGGGAATCCTCGAAGGTATATTACGAGATCGTCAATGGGGCAGTCAAAAAGCGGCTTGGGGGTCTTCATTCTGCAGTTTGCGTGATGGATTCCGTTGATTTTGCGGATATTGAAGTATTGCAGCATCGTGATGATTGGGACGCGTTAAATGATGCGATGGCACAATCAGCGGTGAATCTGGAACAGGCCAAGGCTGAATTGATCATTTTGTGTACCAATACGATGCACTTGTGCAGTGATGCGATCCAACAAGCGGTTAATATACCCTTTCTACACATTGCCACTGCGACCGGACAAAAGATCAAACAACAAGGGTTGAAGAAGGTGCTCTTATTGGGTACCCGCTTTACGATGGAAAAAGACTTTTATCGGAGTACGCTTGAGCGGGATTTTGGTGTGAATGTAGTGATCCCGGATGATGAAGGACGGGATTTGGTTCATCGGACTATCTATGAAGAACTCGTATTGGGTGACATTCAGGCCAGGTCAAAAGCGGCCTTTGTGGACATCATTAATCACGCCGTTAAAGTAGATCAGGTAGAAGGAGCTATCCTTGGTTGTACAGAGATTCCGTTGCTCATTCAGCAGGAAGATGTAAATATTCCAGTTTTTGATACGACCAGAATCCATGCGGAAAGTGCCGTCGATTTTGCCTTGAGATTTACTGATTAA
- a CDS encoding tetratricopeptide repeat protein — MIGLFLSAPWKLCAQNAKIDSLKSTLNQELTDQDRVDTYNALAFQTFRILPDTAKSYAGRAMQLAKVASYTKGTANSHNSFGFIAFSQGEYDSALWHYEQFRHISQMIGDSVSMSRALNNLGVLFSNQGQLEEALQSYEQSLAIRASLGSETGLGTIYNNLGLMQMKLGNYREALDYYLKAIEAKRRPDRVTGRAMAYLNLANLKELLEDYEGSEEAFQKAYAIYQANNDQKGMAVSFHNMAETHTKQGDFQKALALYQQSVRINRQLKNRKQLAENLNAIASLHYDMAAWDSSAYYLSEAQAIAQQLQIPFVHAKIALGFGHLYHTRNQPNLALSHAEKSYEEFLTLGVKKEIAASAYLISQVYKTLGNSSKAYDFLTTYLTYQDSLMNENKATEIAKIEFNYDLSKVESEKQRLLEAQEVMGTTLSENQRRIDGQRQTIIWGGVILFLVVISSIFIVHFYQQVRKTRNSLREANKEISEFNQSLEQKIQDRTQKIEKQNKQLMDYAFAISHEIRSPLTNLIGFLDLDDQHEINEFSDEEKRQIKSSMANSIQKIDEATRKAAQIGHPKDKRTKEN; from the coding sequence ATGATTGGGCTGTTTTTGTCAGCTCCATGGAAATTGTGTGCTCAAAACGCTAAAATTGATAGCCTCAAATCGACATTAAATCAGGAACTTACCGATCAGGACCGTGTCGACACTTACAATGCATTGGCCTTCCAAACTTTTCGGATTTTGCCGGATACGGCCAAAAGCTATGCCGGTCGCGCAATGCAGCTTGCAAAAGTGGCTAGTTATACAAAGGGAACCGCAAATAGTCATAATAGCTTCGGGTTCATCGCTTTCTCACAAGGTGAATATGATAGTGCCCTATGGCATTATGAACAGTTCAGGCACATTAGTCAAATGATAGGCGACTCGGTAAGCATGTCGAGGGCTTTGAACAATCTTGGTGTCTTGTTCAGCAATCAAGGACAGCTTGAGGAAGCATTGCAATCCTACGAACAATCGTTAGCCATTCGAGCATCTCTAGGTTCTGAGACCGGCCTGGGAACCATTTATAATAACCTGGGTCTAATGCAAATGAAGTTGGGTAACTACCGCGAAGCACTGGATTATTATCTGAAAGCCATCGAAGCCAAGAGAAGACCAGACCGGGTAACCGGAAGGGCCATGGCCTATCTCAATCTGGCCAATCTAAAAGAATTACTGGAGGACTATGAAGGCTCAGAAGAGGCTTTTCAAAAAGCTTATGCGATCTATCAGGCAAACAATGATCAAAAAGGGATGGCCGTTTCATTTCACAATATGGCAGAAACGCACACCAAACAAGGAGACTTCCAAAAAGCCCTGGCTTTGTATCAACAATCTGTACGAATCAACCGCCAGCTAAAGAACCGGAAACAACTCGCCGAAAATTTAAATGCCATCGCTTCTTTGCATTACGACATGGCAGCATGGGATTCGAGTGCTTATTATTTGTCAGAAGCGCAGGCCATTGCTCAACAACTTCAAATTCCTTTTGTACATGCCAAAATTGCTCTGGGGTTTGGGCATTTGTATCATACCCGAAATCAACCAAATCTTGCTTTAAGTCATGCTGAAAAATCCTATGAGGAATTTTTGACCCTGGGTGTCAAGAAGGAAATCGCTGCAAGCGCGTACCTGATTAGCCAGGTTTATAAAACACTGGGAAATTCTTCCAAAGCATATGATTTCTTAACTACTTATTTGACTTATCAGGACAGCCTGATGAACGAAAACAAGGCGACCGAAATTGCGAAAATTGAATTCAACTATGACCTCTCAAAAGTCGAAAGTGAAAAACAACGTTTATTGGAAGCTCAAGAAGTCATGGGCACCACGTTGAGTGAGAATCAACGACGAATCGACGGTCAGCGTCAGACCATCATATGGGGTGGGGTCATTCTGTTTCTTGTGGTTATTTCCAGCATATTCATCGTACACTTCTATCAACAAGTAAGGAAAACGCGGAATTCACTCAGAGAAGCCAACAAGGAAATTTCTGAGTTCAATCAATCACTGGAACAAAAGATTCAAGACCGTACCCAAAAGATCGAAAAACAGAACAAACAATTGATGGATTATGCGTTTGCGATTTCTCATGAGATCCGTTCACCTCTGACCAACCTGATCGGATTTCTTGATCTCGATGACCAGCATGAAATCAACGAGTTCTCTGATGAGGAGAAACGTCAAATAAAAAGTTCAATGGCCAATTCTATCCAAAAGATTGACGAAGCGACACGTAAAGCGGCCCAAATTGGACATCCTAAAGACAAAAGGACTAAGGAAAACTAA
- a CDS encoding 2OG-Fe(II) oxygenase, protein MQSQLDLQGHALIPGLVDENTCTTWISHYNQQEIYRKTVIMERHRFGRGEYKYFDYPLPDSVSEIRQALYPFLAPMANRWMRFLNMEQVYPMEHEAFLKTCHEQGQLEATPLILKYEKGGFNTLHQDLYGPVYFPLQVVLFLSDYGQDYQGGEFVMTEQVPRTQSKAMVVQPSKGDALIFSTNFRPVRGQRGYFRANLRHGVSEVIAGNRYTLGIIFHDALQ, encoded by the coding sequence ATGCAATCACAGCTAGATCTGCAGGGCCATGCGTTAATCCCTGGGTTGGTGGATGAAAACACTTGTACGACATGGATAAGCCATTATAATCAGCAAGAAATATATCGAAAGACGGTGATCATGGAGCGTCATCGTTTCGGGCGAGGAGAGTATAAATATTTTGATTACCCGCTTCCGGATTCGGTCAGCGAAATAAGGCAGGCACTTTATCCATTTTTGGCGCCCATGGCCAATCGCTGGATGCGATTTTTGAACATGGAGCAGGTTTATCCAATGGAGCATGAGGCATTTCTAAAAACTTGCCATGAGCAAGGTCAATTGGAAGCCACACCTTTGATTTTGAAATACGAAAAAGGAGGATTCAATACCTTGCATCAGGACCTGTATGGGCCTGTTTATTTTCCATTGCAGGTCGTGCTTTTCTTGTCTGACTATGGGCAGGACTATCAGGGTGGGGAGTTCGTAATGACCGAACAAGTGCCACGTACTCAATCCAAAGCTATGGTGGTTCAACCATCCAAAGGAGATGCCTTGATTTTTTCGACCAACTTCAGGCCAGTAAGAGGCCAAAGAGGTTATTTTCGGGCAAACCTCCGTCATGGCGTGAGTGAAGTAATTGCCGGCAATCGATATACACTGGGTATCATTTTTCACGATGCCTTACAATAA
- a CDS encoding Ada metal-binding domain-containing protein translates to MTEHAALASMQLFRMIRTGKLVYAGNKRLMIYGTLHCKSGKRMNKMNRIFFMNEEEAIAEGYRPCGHCMREAYKNWKDGVV, encoded by the coding sequence ATGACTGAGCACGCAGCATTAGCATCCATGCAACTTTTTCGGATGATTCGTACAGGTAAATTGGTTTATGCCGGAAACAAGCGACTGATGATCTATGGTACCTTGCATTGTAAATCTGGAAAACGGATGAACAAAATGAACCGGATCTTCTTTATGAATGAGGAGGAAGCGATCGCGGAAGGGTATCGTCCCTGTGGCCATTGTATGAGAGAGGCGTATAAAAATTGGAAAGATGGAGTTGTTTGA